The Bacteroides ovatus genomic interval GCAACGGGAAGTTCCGCAGGAACGAATGGAGCAGATTTATGAGGAAGTAAAGACACCATACAAATACGGGCTTGCAGTTGCCCCGGCAGACAATTTTCATAAGATTGATTGTCCTACCGTTTTTCGCCAGGGAGACAAGTGGCTGATGACTTATGTGGTTTACAACGGCAAAGGTGGAACCGATGGTCGTGGTTACGAAACGTGGATAGCAGAAAGTGATAATTTGCTCGAATGGCGCACTTTGGGACGGATTCTTTCTTATCGGGATGAAAAATGGGACTGCAATCAGCGTGGCGGATTTCCTGCATTGCCGGATATGGAATGGGGTGGAAGCTATGAGCTTCAGACTTATAAAGGTCGCCATTGGATGACTTATATCGGTGGTGAAGGAACGGGCTACGAAGCTGTAAAAGCTCCGCTTTATGTCGGACTGGCATGGACGAAAGGAGATATTTCTACGGCACATGAATGGGAATCTCTGGACAAACCGATTTTGAGCATCCATGATAAAGATGCCCAATGGTGGGAAAAACTGACTCAATATAAGAGTACCGTTTATTGGGATAAAGATAAAACATTGGGAGCTCCGTTTGTGATGTATTACAACGCGGGCGGGCGTCATCCGGAAACGGATTTAAAGGGCGAACGTGTCGGCATTGCGCTTTCCAAAGATATGAAAACATGGAAACGCTACTCCGGAAATCCGGTCTTCGCGCACGAAGCAGATGGAACCATTACAGGAGATGCGCATATCCAAAAGATGGGAGATGTGTATGTGATGTTCTATTTCTCTGCTTTTGAACCTTCGCGTAAATATAAAGCATTCAATACATTTGCCGCCAGCTATGATTTGGTGAACTGGACAGACTGGAAAGGGGCCGACCTGATTATTCCCTCCAAGAACTACGATGAACTGTTTGCTCATAAGAGCTATGTGGTAAAACATGATGGAGTGGTTTATCATTTCTATTGTGCGGTAAACAACGCAGAGCAACGTGGCATTGCCATTGCTACCAGTAAGCCGATGGGACGTTCGACTGTCCGTTTCCCGAAACCGGAAATCAAGAACCGCCGGCAGATCACTACATTGAATGAGGATTGGAAAACCTGGATTACAGAGGCAACTCATTTGAAAGGTAATTTTATGATGCGTGCGAAAACGGTGAACATTCCTCATAACTGGGACGATTATTATGGATACCGCCAGTTGACACATGGAAACCTGCATGGAACAGCTATGTATGTGAAAGATTTCACGGCAGATGTAAAATCCGGGAAACGGTATTTCCTTCGTTTTGACGGAGTGGGTACATACGCCACCATTACAGTGAACGGAAAGAATTTCGGTCGCCACCCCATAGGACGCACCACATTGACTTTGGATGTCACAGATGAATTGAAACAGGGAGTAAATCGCCTGGAAGTGAAAGCAGAGCATCCTGAAATGATTGCCGATATGCCTTGGGTATGCGGGGGATGTTCGTCGGAATGGGGATTCAGTGAGGGTTCCCAGCCATTAGGAATCTTCCGTCCTGTGGTATTGGAAGTAACGGATGAGATTCGTATAGAACCTTTCGGTGTACATATTTGGAATGACGAAAAAGCTGCTAACGTATTTGTAGAAACAGAGGTTAAGAATTATAGTAAAACAACAGAAACGGTAGAGTTAGTCAATAAACTAAGCAATGCCGATGGAAAACAAGTTTTCCGTTTGGTTGAGAAAGTAACTTTAGCTCCGGGAGAAATGAAAGTGATTCGCCAGCAGGCTCCTGTTGAGAATCCTGTCTTGTGGAATACGGAAAATCCATATCTCTATAAATTGGCCAGCATGATTAAGCGTGATACGAAAACAACTGATGAAATTTCGACACCTTTCGGCATTCGTACCATTAGCTGGCCGGTAAAACGAAACGATGGAGACGGACGTTTTTACCTGAATGGGAAGCCCGTGTTTATCAATGGAGTATGCGAGTATGAGCATCAGTTTGGACAAAGCCATGCGTTCAGCAATGAACAGGTTGCTGCAAGGGTAAAACAGATACGTGCGGCCGGTTTCAATGCATTCCGGGATGCTCATCAGCCCCATCATCTCGATTATCAGAAGTACTGGGATGAAGAGGGAATCTTGTTTTGGACACAATTTTCCGCCCATGTGTGGTATGACACTCCGGAGTTTCGTGAGAACTTTAAAAAGTTGCTTCGTCAATGGGTGAAAGAACGTCGTAATTCCCCGTCAGTGGTGATGTGGGGATTGCAGAATGAAAGCACTTTGCCTCGTGAGTTTGCACAGGAGTGCAGTGATATTATTCGGGAGATGGATCCGACTGCAAAGACAATGCGTGTCATAACAACCTGTAATGGCGGTGAAGGTACAGACTGGAATGTAATTCAAAATTGGAGTGGTACGTATGGAGGAGATGTGACGAAATACGGTCGTGAACTCTCTCAAACGAACCAATTATTGAACGGGGAATATGGAGCGTGGAGAAGTATCGACCTGCATACGGAACCGGGAGATTTCCAGGTGAACGGAGTGTGGAGTGAAGACCGTATGTGTCAGCTGATGGAAACTAAAATCCGTTTGGCAGAACAGGCTAAAGATAGTGTTTGCGGACAATTCCAGTGGATATACAGCAGTCATGATAATCCCGGACGTCGTCAACCGGATGAAGCGTATCGCAAGATAGATAAAGTAGGTCCGTTCAATTATAAAGGATTGGTTACTCCGTGGGAAGAACCATTAGACGTATATTATATGTATCGCGCCAACTATGTTCCGGCTGCAAAAGATCCGATGGTTTACCTGGTATCACATACATGGGCCAACCGCTTTGAAAAAGGACGTCGCCGTGCCACTATCGAGGCTTACAGCAATTGTGATTCTGTATTGCTATACAACGATCTGACAAATGAAAAGGCAACCTTCCTCGGACGTAAAAAGAACAACGGAACAGGCACTCATTTTATGTGGGAAAACCGGGATATTCGTTATAACGTACTTCGTGCAGTAGGATATTATAAAGGTAAACCAGTAGCAGAAGACCTGATCCTATTGAATGGTCTGGAGCAAGCCCCTAACTTCGAACTTCTTTATCAGGATGATAAAAAGATATTGAAAGGAGAGGCAGGATATAATTATCTGTATCGTCTCAACTGTGGAGGGGATGATTATACAGATAGTTTCGGACAGCTCTGGTTGCAGGACAATACGAATTATTCCTGTTCATGGGCGGAGAATTTCAAGGATCTGAATCCTTATCTTGCCAGTCAACGTACCACCAATGATCCGATTCATGGCACTCGTGACTGGACGTTATTCCAACATTTCCGCTTCGGACGTCATCAGCTGAAATATCGTTTCCCTGTGGCAGACGGAACATATCGTATTGAACTGTATTTCACAGAGCCTTGGCATGGCACGGGCGGAAGCGCTTCTGCCGACTGTGAAGGACTGCGCATATTCGATGTTGCCGTGAATGATTCTGTTGTATTAGATGACTTGGATATTTGGGCTGAAAGCGGTCACGATGGAGTTTGTAAGAAAGTGGTATATGCCACAGTGAAAGGTGGGATGTTGAAAATTCATTTCCCGGAAGTGAAAGCAGGACAAGCCTTGATTTCAGGCATTGCTATCGCCAGCACAGATCAGGAACTGAAACCGAAGATATTCCCTGCATCCGGTTGGAGTTGGGAAAAGGCGGATAAGGAAGTGATGGAAAAGACTCCGAAAGAGTTGCTTCCGGAAGACAAAAATGCTCGTGTCAGTATATCATACG includes:
- a CDS encoding malectin domain-containing carbohydrate-binding protein gives rise to the protein MKKLLLAVFSITATFSLYAQREVPQERMEQIYEEVKTPYKYGLAVAPADNFHKIDCPTVFRQGDKWLMTYVVYNGKGGTDGRGYETWIAESDNLLEWRTLGRILSYRDEKWDCNQRGGFPALPDMEWGGSYELQTYKGRHWMTYIGGEGTGYEAVKAPLYVGLAWTKGDISTAHEWESLDKPILSIHDKDAQWWEKLTQYKSTVYWDKDKTLGAPFVMYYNAGGRHPETDLKGERVGIALSKDMKTWKRYSGNPVFAHEADGTITGDAHIQKMGDVYVMFYFSAFEPSRKYKAFNTFAASYDLVNWTDWKGADLIIPSKNYDELFAHKSYVVKHDGVVYHFYCAVNNAEQRGIAIATSKPMGRSTVRFPKPEIKNRRQITTLNEDWKTWITEATHLKGNFMMRAKTVNIPHNWDDYYGYRQLTHGNLHGTAMYVKDFTADVKSGKRYFLRFDGVGTYATITVNGKNFGRHPIGRTTLTLDVTDELKQGVNRLEVKAEHPEMIADMPWVCGGCSSEWGFSEGSQPLGIFRPVVLEVTDEIRIEPFGVHIWNDEKAANVFVETEVKNYSKTTETVELVNKLSNADGKQVFRLVEKVTLAPGEMKVIRQQAPVENPVLWNTENPYLYKLASMIKRDTKTTDEISTPFGIRTISWPVKRNDGDGRFYLNGKPVFINGVCEYEHQFGQSHAFSNEQVAARVKQIRAAGFNAFRDAHQPHHLDYQKYWDEEGILFWTQFSAHVWYDTPEFRENFKKLLRQWVKERRNSPSVVMWGLQNESTLPREFAQECSDIIREMDPTAKTMRVITTCNGGEGTDWNVIQNWSGTYGGDVTKYGRELSQTNQLLNGEYGAWRSIDLHTEPGDFQVNGVWSEDRMCQLMETKIRLAEQAKDSVCGQFQWIYSSHDNPGRRQPDEAYRKIDKVGPFNYKGLVTPWEEPLDVYYMYRANYVPAAKDPMVYLVSHTWANRFEKGRRRATIEAYSNCDSVLLYNDLTNEKATFLGRKKNNGTGTHFMWENRDIRYNVLRAVGYYKGKPVAEDLILLNGLEQAPNFELLYQDDKKILKGEAGYNYLYRLNCGGDDYTDSFGQLWLQDNTNYSCSWAENFKDLNPYLASQRTTNDPIHGTRDWTLFQHFRFGRHQLKYRFPVADGTYRIELYFTEPWHGTGGSASADCEGLRIFDVAVNDSVVLDDLDIWAESGHDGVCKKVVYATVKGGMLKIHFPEVKAGQALISGIAIASTDQELKPKIFPASGWSWEKADKEVMEKTPKELLPEDKNARVSISYEAEMAVLKGKFQKKEHRKQIGVFFGKGKGNSIEWNVSTGLAQVYALRFKYMNTTGKPIPVLMKFIDSKGVVLKEDILNFPETPDKWKMMSTTTGTFINAGHYKVLLSAENMDGIAFDALDIQ